The Anolis carolinensis isolate JA03-04 chromosome 2, rAnoCar3.1.pri, whole genome shotgun sequence genome has a window encoding:
- the LOC100564770 gene encoding retinol dehydrogenase 7 isoform X1 — translation MKLHEFNARDYISDMWIYLAALLGLYFLRRWYRERQTMEKLTEKYVFITGCDCGFGHQLARQLDARGLQVLAACLTHKGAEELAKISSERLKTTVLDVTSTESVKAAMKWVEGCVGNKGLWGLVNNAGIAHPSGPIEWLTKDDFAKLINVNLLGTIDVTLHMLPLMRKARGRVVNMSSINGRLAGSGSYSITKFGVEAFSDSLRRELSPFGIKVSIIEPSAFTTSILNNVEVNFRKTWDRAPSDIKEVYGQQYLESCCTLINQVYVKKANTNLYLVTDCMEHALTSQYPRTRYSAGWDAKLFHIPLSYMPTFAADYVITCFSPKPAQAV, via the exons atgaagttgcatgaatttaatgcaagagactat ATTTCAGACATGTGGATTTACCTGGCTGCTCTGCTAGGGCTTTATTTCCTTCGCCGATGGTACCGGGAGAGACAGACTATGGAGAAACTTACAGAGAAATATGTTTTCATCACTGGCTGCGACTGTGGTTTTGGCCATCAACTTGCTAGACAGTTAGATGCCCGAGGGCTCCAGGTGTTGGCAGCTTGTCTCACACATAAAGGAGCAGAAGAGCTGGCAAAGATCTCCTCAGAGCGTCTCAAAACCACCGTTTTGGATGTCACTAGTACCGAGAGTGTGAAAGCGGCAATGAAGTGGGTGGAAGGATGTGTTGGGAACAAAG GACTGTGGGGCTTGGTAAACAACGCAGGTATAGCGCATCCATCAGGTCCCATCGAATGGCTGACAAAGGATGATTTTGCAAAGCTGATAAATGTTAATCTGCTTGGTACAATTGATGTAACGCTGCACATGCTGCCCCTCATGAGAAAAGCCAGGGGGAGGGTGGTCAACATGTCTAGTATAAATGGAAGATTGGCAGGCTCTGGAAGCTACTCAATAACCAAGTTTGGTGTGGAAGCCTTCTCTGACAGCCTAAG GAGAGAGCTCAGTCCCTTTGGAATTAAAGTTAGCATAATTGAGCCCAGTGCTTTTACTACCAGCATTTTGAACAACGTGGAAGTGAACTTCAGGAAAACATGGGACCGAGCACCTTCTGACATCAAAGAAGTCTATGGGCAGCAATATCTGGAGAGCT GTTGCACCCTCATAAACCAAGTTTACGTAAAGAAGGCCAACACCAACCTCTACCTGGtcactgactgcatggagcatgccCTGACGTCCCAGTATCCACGCACACGCTACTCTGCAGGCTGGGATGCTAAGCTCTTCCACATTCCTCTGTCTTACATGCCAACCTTTGCGGCAGACTATGTGATTACCTGCTTTTCCCCAAAACCAGCACAGGCAGTGTAG
- the LOC100564770 gene encoding retinol dehydrogenase 7 isoform X2, producing MWIYLAALLGLYFLRRWYRERQTMEKLTEKYVFITGCDCGFGHQLARQLDARGLQVLAACLTHKGAEELAKISSERLKTTVLDVTSTESVKAAMKWVEGCVGNKGLWGLVNNAGIAHPSGPIEWLTKDDFAKLINVNLLGTIDVTLHMLPLMRKARGRVVNMSSINGRLAGSGSYSITKFGVEAFSDSLRRELSPFGIKVSIIEPSAFTTSILNNVEVNFRKTWDRAPSDIKEVYGQQYLESCCTLINQVYVKKANTNLYLVTDCMEHALTSQYPRTRYSAGWDAKLFHIPLSYMPTFAADYVITCFSPKPAQAV from the exons ATGTGGATTTACCTGGCTGCTCTGCTAGGGCTTTATTTCCTTCGCCGATGGTACCGGGAGAGACAGACTATGGAGAAACTTACAGAGAAATATGTTTTCATCACTGGCTGCGACTGTGGTTTTGGCCATCAACTTGCTAGACAGTTAGATGCCCGAGGGCTCCAGGTGTTGGCAGCTTGTCTCACACATAAAGGAGCAGAAGAGCTGGCAAAGATCTCCTCAGAGCGTCTCAAAACCACCGTTTTGGATGTCACTAGTACCGAGAGTGTGAAAGCGGCAATGAAGTGGGTGGAAGGATGTGTTGGGAACAAAG GACTGTGGGGCTTGGTAAACAACGCAGGTATAGCGCATCCATCAGGTCCCATCGAATGGCTGACAAAGGATGATTTTGCAAAGCTGATAAATGTTAATCTGCTTGGTACAATTGATGTAACGCTGCACATGCTGCCCCTCATGAGAAAAGCCAGGGGGAGGGTGGTCAACATGTCTAGTATAAATGGAAGATTGGCAGGCTCTGGAAGCTACTCAATAACCAAGTTTGGTGTGGAAGCCTTCTCTGACAGCCTAAG GAGAGAGCTCAGTCCCTTTGGAATTAAAGTTAGCATAATTGAGCCCAGTGCTTTTACTACCAGCATTTTGAACAACGTGGAAGTGAACTTCAGGAAAACATGGGACCGAGCACCTTCTGACATCAAAGAAGTCTATGGGCAGCAATATCTGGAGAGCT GTTGCACCCTCATAAACCAAGTTTACGTAAAGAAGGCCAACACCAACCTCTACCTGGtcactgactgcatggagcatgccCTGACGTCCCAGTATCCACGCACACGCTACTCTGCAGGCTGGGATGCTAAGCTCTTCCACATTCCTCTGTCTTACATGCCAACCTTTGCGGCAGACTATGTGATTACCTGCTTTTCCCCAAAACCAGCACAGGCAGTGTAG